A single region of the Gorilla gorilla gorilla isolate KB3781 chromosome 1, NHGRI_mGorGor1-v2.1_pri, whole genome shotgun sequence genome encodes:
- the PPFIA4 gene encoding liprin-alpha-4 isoform X2, which yields MLWEKPCPPVHSPGTAHSETHALGSPGGANPVSPSLSPDAEKALPTPTMCEVMPTINEGDPLGPPHGADADANFEQLMVNMLDEREKLLESLRESQETLAATQSRLQDALHERDQLQRHLNSALPQEFATLTRELSMCREQLLEREEEISELKAERNNTRLLLEHLECLVSRHERSLRMTVVKRQAQSPSGVSSEVEVLKALKSLFEHHKALDEKVRERLRAALERVTTLEEQLAGAHQQVSALQQGAGVRDGAAEEEGTVELGPKRLWKEDTGRVEELQELLEKQNFELSQARERLVTLTTTVTELEEDLGTARRDLIKSEELSSKHQRDLREALAQKEDMEERITTLEKRYLAAQREATSIHDLNDKLENELANKESLHRQCEEKARHLQELLEVAEQKLQQTMRKAETLPEVEAELAQRIAALTKAEERHGNIEEHLRQLEGQLEEKNQELARVRQREKMNEDHNKRLSDTVDRLLSESNERLQLHLKERMAALEEKNTLIQELESSQRQIEEQHHHKGRLSEEIEKLRQEVDQLKGRGGPFVDGVHSRSHMGSAADVRFSLGTTTHAAPGVHRRYSALREESAKDWETSPLPGMLAPAAAPAFDSDPEISDVDEDEPGGLVGSADVVSPSGHSDAQTLAMMLQEQLDAINEEIRMIQEEKESTELRAEEIETRVTSGSMEALNLKQLRKRGSIPTSLTALSLASASPPLSGRSTAKLTSRSAAQDLDRMGVMTLPSDLRKHRRKLLSPVSREENREDKATIKCETSPPSSPRTLRLEKLGHPALSQEEGKSALEDQGSNPSSSNSSQDSLHKGAKRKGIKSSIGRLFGKKEKGRLIQLSRDGATGHVLLTDSEFSMQEPMVPAKLGTQAEKDRRLKKKHQLLEDARRKGMPFAQWDGPTVVSWLELWVGMPAWYVAACRANVKSGAIMSALSDTEIQREIGISNALHRLKLRLAIQEMVSLTSPSAPPTSRTSSGNVWVTHEEMETLETSTKTTLAYGDMNHEWIGNEWLPSLGLPQYRSYFMECLVDARMLDHLTKKDLRVHLKMVDSFHRTSLQYGIMCLKRLNYDRKELEKRREESQHEIKDVLVWTNDQVVHWVQSIGLRDYAGNLHESGVHGALLALDENFDHNTLALILQIPTQNTQARQVMEREFNNLLALGTDRKLDDGDDKVFRRAPSWRKRFRPREHHGRGGMLSASAETLPAGFRVSTLGPLQPPPAPPKKIMPEAPSLVRDFPVALDLRIYSSTPSAPHYPESHRVSVVSPVDVAGVSWYCGGTQVVHAWDSGGRREGQPRVDVKPPFLFWTQPGLHCNLHQDRDPGPQAGMILPRKGHFRRSPAWAIQP from the exons ATGCTATGGGAGAAGCCCTGCCCACCTGTCCACTCGCCTGGCACTGCCCACTCTGAGACCCATGCACTGGGTTCCCCTGGAGGTGCCAACCCTGTGAGTCCCTCCCTGTCCCCTGACGCTGAGAAGGCCCTGCCAACCCCCACCATGTGTGAGGTGATGCCCACAATCAATGAGGGGGACCCCCTGGGTCCCCCTCATGGCGCCGATGCTGACGCCAACTTCGAGCAGCTGATGGTGAACATGCTGGACGAGCGGGAGAAGTTGCTGGAGTCTCTTCGGGAGAGTCAGGAGACCTTGGCGGCCACACAGAGCCGGCTCCAGGATGCCCTACACGAGCGGGACCAGCTCCAGCGCCACCTTAACTCCGCCCTCCCCCAG GAATTTGCCACCTTAACCCGGGAGTTGAGCATGTGTCGGGAGCAGCTTCTAGAGCGGGAGGAAGAGATATCAGAACTGAAAGCAGAACGGAATAACACACGG CTGCTTCTGGAACATCTGGAGTGCCTGGTGTCCCGCCATGAACGGTCACTGCGGATGACTGTGGTGAAGCGCCAGGCCCAGTCACCTTCGGGGGTCTCCAGTGAGGTGGAGGTGCTGAAAGCCCTCAAGTCACTGTTTGAGCACCACAAGGCCCTGGATGAGAAG GTGCGAGAGCGGCTCCGGGCAGCGCTGGAGCGAGTCACCACCTTGGAGGAGCAGCTGGCAGGTGCCCACCAGCAG GTGTCTGCCCTGCAGCAGGGGGCAGGGGTGCGGGATGGAGCGGCAGAAGAGGAGGGGACTGTGGAGCTGGGGCCGAAACGCCTGTGGAAG GAGGATACGGGCCGGGTAGAGGAGCTGCAGGAGCTCCTGGAGAAGCAGAACTTTGAGTTGAGCCAGGCCCGGGAGCGACTGGTCACCCTAACAACAACCGTGACTGAACTCGAGGAGGACCTGGGCACGGCCCGCCGGGACCTCATCAAGTCGGAGGAGCTGAGCAGCAAGCATCAGCGGGACCTCCGGGAG GCTCTGGCCCAGAAGGAGGACATGGAAGAGCGCATTACTACACTGGAGAAGCGCTACCTGGCTGCTCAGCGTGAGGCAACATCCATCCATGACCTCAATGACAAGCTGGAGAATGAGCTGGCCAACAAGGAGTCCCTGCACCGCCAG TGTGAGGAGAAGGCCCGACACCTGCAGGAGCTGCTGGAGGTGGCAGAGCAGAAGCTGCAGCAGACGATGCGCAAGGCAGAGACGCTgccagaggtggaggctgagcTGGCCCAGAGAATTGCAGCCCTCACCAAG GCTGAAGAACGGCATGGCAACATTGAGGAGCACCTGCGGCAGCTGGAGGGACAGCTGGAGGAGAAGAACCAGGAGCTGGCACGG GTGCGCCAGCGGGAAAAGATGAATGAGGACCACAACAAGCGGCTGTCGGACACAGTGGACCGGCTGCTCAGCGAGTCCAACGAGCGTCTGCAGCTCCACCTGAAGGAGCGCATGGCTGCCCTGGAAGAGAAG AACACGTTgatccaggagttggagagctcCCAGCGGCAGATTGAGGAGCAGCACCACCACAAG GGCCGCCTGTCTGAAGAGATTGAGAAGCTGCGCCAAGAGGTGGACCAGCTGAAGGGCCGAGGGGGGCCGTTTGTGGATGGCGTCCACTCCAG GTCTCACATGGGCAGTGCAGCAGACGTGCGGTTCTCCCTGGGCACAACCACACACGCAGCCCCAGGCGTGCATCGCCGCTACTCGGCATTGAGGGAAGAGTCTGCCAAG GACTGGGAGACTTCTCCACTGCCTGGGATGCTGGCCCCGGCAGCTGCCCCTGCCTTTGACAGTGACCCTGAGATCTCCGACGTGGATGAGGATGAGCCAGGGGGTCTGGTGGGCTCTGCGGATGTTGTCTCCCCCAGCGGCCACTCAGATGCCCAGACCCTGGCCATGATGCTGCAGGAGCAGCTGGATGCCATCAATGAGGAAATCAG GATGATTCAGGAAGAGAAGGAGTCCACGGAGCTCCGCGCGGAGGAGATTGAGACGCGTGTAACCAGCGGCAGCATGGAAGCCCTAAACCTGAAGCAGCTGCGCAAGCGTGGTTCCATCCCCACCTCTCTGACGGCCCTGTCCCTGGCCAGCGCGTCCCCACCACTCAGCGGCCGCTCCACAGCTAAGCTCACCTCCCGCAGTGCTGCCCAGGACCTGGACCGAATGGGGGTCATGACCCTG CCCAGTGACTTAAGAAAGCATAGGAGGAAGCTGCTG TCGCCAGTGTCTCGGGAAGAGAACCGAGAGGATAAAGCCACCATAAAATGTGAgacttctcctccttcctcaccCAGGACGCTGCGGCTAGAGAAGCTTGGCCACCCAGCCCTGAGCCAGGAAGAAGGCAAGAG TGCCTTGGAGGATCAGGGCAGCAAccccagcagcagcaacagcagccagGACTCCCTGCACAAGGGCGCCAAGCGCAAGGGCATCAAGTCGTCCATTGGCCGCCTGTttgggaagaaggagaagggcaGGCTGATCCAGCTGAGTCGGGATGGAGCCACAGGCCATG TTCTGCTAACAGACTCCGAATTCAGTATGCAGGAGCCTATGGTGCCTGCCAAGCTGGGGACCCAGGCAGAGAAGGACCGGCGGCTAAAGAAGAA ACACCAGCTGCTTGAAGATGCCCGCAGGAAAGGAATGCCCTTTGCCCAGTGGGATGGTCCTACTGTGGTCTCCTGGTTGGAG CTCTGGGTGGGGATGCCTGCCTGGTACGTGGCAGCCTGCCGGGCCAACGTCAAGAGTGGTGCCATCATGTCCGCTCTGTCGGACACAGAGATCCAACGGGAGATCGGCATCAGCAATGCCCTGCACCGGCTCAAGCTCCGCCTGGCCATTCAGGAGATGGTGTCATTGACCAGCCCCTCTGCCCCACccacctccaggact TCTTCTGGGAATGTCTGGGTCACCCATGAAGAGATGGAAACTCTGGAAACATCTACTAAAACA ACCCTGGCCTATGGGGACATGAACCATGAGTGGATTGGGAATGAATGGCTACCCAGCCTGGGGCTCCCACAGTACCGCAGCTACTTCATGGAGTGCCTGGTGGACGCCCGCATGCTGGACCACCTCACCAAGAAGGACCTGCGGGTCCACCTGAAGATGGTGGACAGCTTCCATCG AACCAGTCTTCAGTATGGCATCATGTGTCTGAAGAGGCTGAATTATGACCGGAAGGAGCTGGAGAAGAGGCGAGAGGAGAGCCAGCACGAGATCAAGG ATGTGTTAGTCTGGACCAACGACCAGGTGGTTCATTGGGTCCAGTCTATTGGGCTCCGGGACTACGCAGGAAACCTGCATGAGAGTGGTGTGCACGGAGCCTTGCTGGCCCTGGACGAGAACTTCGACCACAACACACTGGCCCTGATCCTCCAGATCCCCACACAGAACACCCAG GCACGCCAAGTGATGGAAAGAGAGTTCAATAACCTGTTGGCCTTGGGCACAGACCGGAAGCTGGATGAC GGGGATGACAAGGTGTTTCGCCGCGCGCCCTCCTGGAGGAAGCGCTTCCGGCCGCGTGAGCACCACGGTCGCGGAGGCATGCTCAGCGCTTCCGCGGAGACCCTCCCGGCGGGCTTCCGTGTGTCCACCCTGGGGCCCCTGCAGCCCCCACCGGCCCCACCAAAGAAGATCATGCCTGAAG CTCCTAGTCTCGTCCGTGACTTTCCGGTTGCCCTGGATCTCAGAATATATTCGTCCACCCCCTCGGCACCCCATTACCCTGAATCCCACCGTGTGTCCGTTGTAAGTCCGGtggatgtggctggggtttcctGGTATTGTGGAGGCACCCAGGTTGTCCATGCTTGGGATTctgggggaaggagagaagggcagCCCAGGGTGGATGTGAAGCCACCCTTCCTCTTCTGGACCCAGCCTGgtctgcactgcaacctccaccaggACCGGGATCCTGGGCCACAGGCTGGGATGATCCTTCCAAGAAAGGGTCATTTCAGACGCAGCCCTGCTTGGGCTATTCAACCTTAG
- the PPFIA4 gene encoding liprin-alpha-4 isoform X10, translating into MLWEKPCPPVHSPGTAHSETHALGSPGGANPVSPSLSPDAEKALPTPTMCEVMPTINEGDPLGPPHGADADANFEQLMVNMLDEREKLLESLRESQETLAATQSRLQDALHERDQLQRHLNSALPQEFATLTRELSMCREQLLEREEEISELKAERNNTRLLLEHLECLVSRHERSLRMTVVKRQAQSPSGVSSEVEVLKALKSLFEHHKALDEKVRERLRAALERVTTLEEQLAGAHQQVSALQQGAGVRDGAAEEEGTVELGPKRLWKEDTGRVEELQELLEKQNFELSQARERLVTLTTTVTELEEDLGTARRDLIKSEELSSKHQRDLREALAQKEDMEERITTLEKRYLAAQREATSIHDLNDKLENELANKESLHRQAEERHGNIEEHLRQLEGQLEEKNQELARVRQREKMNEDHNKRLSDTVDRLLSESNERLQLHLKERMAALEEKGRLSEEIEKLRQEVDQLKGRGGPFVDGVHSRSHMGSAADVRFSLGTTTHAAPGVHRRYSALREESAKDWETSPLPGMLAPAAAPAFDSDPEISDVDEDEPGGLVGSADVVSPSGHSDAQTLAMMLQEQLDAINEEIRMIQEEKESTELRAEEIETRVTSGSMEALNLKQLRKRGSIPTSLTALSLASASPPLSGRSTAKLTSRSAAQDLDRMGVMTLPSDLRKHRRKLLSPVSREENREDKATIKCETSPPSSPRTLRLEKLGHPALSQEEGKSALEDQGSNPSSSNSSQDSLHKGAKRKGIKSSIGRLFGKKEKGRLIQLSRDGATGHVLLTDSEFSMQEPMVPAKLGTQAEKDRRLKKKHQLLEDARRKGMPFAQWDGPTVVSWLELWVGMPAWYVAACRANVKSGAIMSALSDTEIQREIGISNALHRLKLRLAIQEMVSLTSPSAPPTSRTSSGNVWVTHEEMETLETSTKTTLAYGDMNHEWIGNEWLPSLGLPQYRSYFMECLVDARMLDHLTKKDLRVHLKMVDSFHRTSLQYGIMCLKRLNYDRKELEKRREESQHEIKDVLVWTNDQVVHWVQSIGLRDYAGNLHESGVHGALLALDENFDHNTLALILQIPTQNTQARQVMEREFNNLLALGTDRKLDDGDDKVFRRAPSWRKRFRPREHHGRGGMLSASAETLPAGFRVSTLGPLQPPPAPPKKIMPEAHSHYLYGHMLSAFRD; encoded by the exons ATGCTATGGGAGAAGCCCTGCCCACCTGTCCACTCGCCTGGCACTGCCCACTCTGAGACCCATGCACTGGGTTCCCCTGGAGGTGCCAACCCTGTGAGTCCCTCCCTGTCCCCTGACGCTGAGAAGGCCCTGCCAACCCCCACCATGTGTGAGGTGATGCCCACAATCAATGAGGGGGACCCCCTGGGTCCCCCTCATGGCGCCGATGCTGACGCCAACTTCGAGCAGCTGATGGTGAACATGCTGGACGAGCGGGAGAAGTTGCTGGAGTCTCTTCGGGAGAGTCAGGAGACCTTGGCGGCCACACAGAGCCGGCTCCAGGATGCCCTACACGAGCGGGACCAGCTCCAGCGCCACCTTAACTCCGCCCTCCCCCAG GAATTTGCCACCTTAACCCGGGAGTTGAGCATGTGTCGGGAGCAGCTTCTAGAGCGGGAGGAAGAGATATCAGAACTGAAAGCAGAACGGAATAACACACGG CTGCTTCTGGAACATCTGGAGTGCCTGGTGTCCCGCCATGAACGGTCACTGCGGATGACTGTGGTGAAGCGCCAGGCCCAGTCACCTTCGGGGGTCTCCAGTGAGGTGGAGGTGCTGAAAGCCCTCAAGTCACTGTTTGAGCACCACAAGGCCCTGGATGAGAAG GTGCGAGAGCGGCTCCGGGCAGCGCTGGAGCGAGTCACCACCTTGGAGGAGCAGCTGGCAGGTGCCCACCAGCAG GTGTCTGCCCTGCAGCAGGGGGCAGGGGTGCGGGATGGAGCGGCAGAAGAGGAGGGGACTGTGGAGCTGGGGCCGAAACGCCTGTGGAAG GAGGATACGGGCCGGGTAGAGGAGCTGCAGGAGCTCCTGGAGAAGCAGAACTTTGAGTTGAGCCAGGCCCGGGAGCGACTGGTCACCCTAACAACAACCGTGACTGAACTCGAGGAGGACCTGGGCACGGCCCGCCGGGACCTCATCAAGTCGGAGGAGCTGAGCAGCAAGCATCAGCGGGACCTCCGGGAG GCTCTGGCCCAGAAGGAGGACATGGAAGAGCGCATTACTACACTGGAGAAGCGCTACCTGGCTGCTCAGCGTGAGGCAACATCCATCCATGACCTCAATGACAAGCTGGAGAATGAGCTGGCCAACAAGGAGTCCCTGCACCGCCAG GCTGAAGAACGGCATGGCAACATTGAGGAGCACCTGCGGCAGCTGGAGGGACAGCTGGAGGAGAAGAACCAGGAGCTGGCACGG GTGCGCCAGCGGGAAAAGATGAATGAGGACCACAACAAGCGGCTGTCGGACACAGTGGACCGGCTGCTCAGCGAGTCCAACGAGCGTCTGCAGCTCCACCTGAAGGAGCGCATGGCTGCCCTGGAAGAGAAG GGCCGCCTGTCTGAAGAGATTGAGAAGCTGCGCCAAGAGGTGGACCAGCTGAAGGGCCGAGGGGGGCCGTTTGTGGATGGCGTCCACTCCAG GTCTCACATGGGCAGTGCAGCAGACGTGCGGTTCTCCCTGGGCACAACCACACACGCAGCCCCAGGCGTGCATCGCCGCTACTCGGCATTGAGGGAAGAGTCTGCCAAG GACTGGGAGACTTCTCCACTGCCTGGGATGCTGGCCCCGGCAGCTGCCCCTGCCTTTGACAGTGACCCTGAGATCTCCGACGTGGATGAGGATGAGCCAGGGGGTCTGGTGGGCTCTGCGGATGTTGTCTCCCCCAGCGGCCACTCAGATGCCCAGACCCTGGCCATGATGCTGCAGGAGCAGCTGGATGCCATCAATGAGGAAATCAG GATGATTCAGGAAGAGAAGGAGTCCACGGAGCTCCGCGCGGAGGAGATTGAGACGCGTGTAACCAGCGGCAGCATGGAAGCCCTAAACCTGAAGCAGCTGCGCAAGCGTGGTTCCATCCCCACCTCTCTGACGGCCCTGTCCCTGGCCAGCGCGTCCCCACCACTCAGCGGCCGCTCCACAGCTAAGCTCACCTCCCGCAGTGCTGCCCAGGACCTGGACCGAATGGGGGTCATGACCCTG CCCAGTGACTTAAGAAAGCATAGGAGGAAGCTGCTG TCGCCAGTGTCTCGGGAAGAGAACCGAGAGGATAAAGCCACCATAAAATGTGAgacttctcctccttcctcaccCAGGACGCTGCGGCTAGAGAAGCTTGGCCACCCAGCCCTGAGCCAGGAAGAAGGCAAGAG TGCCTTGGAGGATCAGGGCAGCAAccccagcagcagcaacagcagccagGACTCCCTGCACAAGGGCGCCAAGCGCAAGGGCATCAAGTCGTCCATTGGCCGCCTGTttgggaagaaggagaagggcaGGCTGATCCAGCTGAGTCGGGATGGAGCCACAGGCCATG TTCTGCTAACAGACTCCGAATTCAGTATGCAGGAGCCTATGGTGCCTGCCAAGCTGGGGACCCAGGCAGAGAAGGACCGGCGGCTAAAGAAGAA ACACCAGCTGCTTGAAGATGCCCGCAGGAAAGGAATGCCCTTTGCCCAGTGGGATGGTCCTACTGTGGTCTCCTGGTTGGAG CTCTGGGTGGGGATGCCTGCCTGGTACGTGGCAGCCTGCCGGGCCAACGTCAAGAGTGGTGCCATCATGTCCGCTCTGTCGGACACAGAGATCCAACGGGAGATCGGCATCAGCAATGCCCTGCACCGGCTCAAGCTCCGCCTGGCCATTCAGGAGATGGTGTCATTGACCAGCCCCTCTGCCCCACccacctccaggact TCTTCTGGGAATGTCTGGGTCACCCATGAAGAGATGGAAACTCTGGAAACATCTACTAAAACA ACCCTGGCCTATGGGGACATGAACCATGAGTGGATTGGGAATGAATGGCTACCCAGCCTGGGGCTCCCACAGTACCGCAGCTACTTCATGGAGTGCCTGGTGGACGCCCGCATGCTGGACCACCTCACCAAGAAGGACCTGCGGGTCCACCTGAAGATGGTGGACAGCTTCCATCG AACCAGTCTTCAGTATGGCATCATGTGTCTGAAGAGGCTGAATTATGACCGGAAGGAGCTGGAGAAGAGGCGAGAGGAGAGCCAGCACGAGATCAAGG ATGTGTTAGTCTGGACCAACGACCAGGTGGTTCATTGGGTCCAGTCTATTGGGCTCCGGGACTACGCAGGAAACCTGCATGAGAGTGGTGTGCACGGAGCCTTGCTGGCCCTGGACGAGAACTTCGACCACAACACACTGGCCCTGATCCTCCAGATCCCCACACAGAACACCCAG GCACGCCAAGTGATGGAAAGAGAGTTCAATAACCTGTTGGCCTTGGGCACAGACCGGAAGCTGGATGAC GGGGATGACAAGGTGTTTCGCCGCGCGCCCTCCTGGAGGAAGCGCTTCCGGCCGCGTGAGCACCACGGTCGCGGAGGCATGCTCAGCGCTTCCGCGGAGACCCTCCCGGCGGGCTTCCGTGTGTCCACCCTGGGGCCCCTGCAGCCCCCACCGGCCCCACCAAAGAAGATCATGCCTGAAG ctCACTCCCACTATCTCTACGGACACATGCTCTCCGCCTTCCGGGACTAG